In Carassius gibelio isolate Cgi1373 ecotype wild population from Czech Republic chromosome B4, carGib1.2-hapl.c, whole genome shotgun sequence, one DNA window encodes the following:
- the stk38l gene encoding serine/threonine-protein kinase 38-like — protein sequence MAMTGGMAAPLPMSNHTRERVTVAKLTLEHFYSTLLTQHEEREMRQKKLEKVMDEEGLPDEEKSMRRSLHARKETEFLRLKRTRLGLDDFESLKVIGRGAFGEVRLVQKKDTGHIYAMKILRKSDMLEKEQVAHIRAERDILVEADGAWVVKMFYSFQDKRNLYLIMEFLPGGDMMTLLMKKDTLSEEATQFYIAETVLAIDSIHQLGFIHRDIKPDNLLLDSRGHVKLSDFGLCTGLKKAHRTEFYRNLTHNPPSDFSFQNMNSKRKAETWKKNRRQLAYSTVGTPDYIAPEVFMQTGYNKLCDWWSLGVIMYEMLIGYPPFCSETPQETYRKVMNWRETLIFPPEVPISERAKDLILRYCTDAENRIGSGSVDEIKSHQFFESVDWEHIRERPAAISIDIKSIDDTSNFDDFPESDILQPVTNVTEPDFKSKDWVFLNYTYKRFEGLTQRGTIPTYMKAGKA from the exons ATGGCCATGACGGGAGGCATGGCAGCGCCGCTCCCGATGAGCAACCATACACGTGAGAGAGTCACGGTGGCCAAACTCACGCTGGAGCACTTCTACAGCACCCTGCTCACCCAGCACGAGGAGCGGGAGATGAG GCAGAAGAAGCTGGAGAAGGTGATGGATGAGGAAGGTTTACCTGATGAAGAG AAGAGCATGAGGCGATCTCTGCACGCTCGTAAGGAGACCGAGTTTCTGCGGCTCAAGAGGACCCGGCTTGGTCTCGATGACTTCGAGTCCCTTAAAGTGATCGGGAGAGGAGCATTTGGAGAG GTCCGCCTGGTTCAGAAAAAGGACACTGGTCACATTTATGCCATGAAGATCCTCAGGAAATCAGACATGCTAGAGAAAGAACAG GTGGCCCATATCCGGGCTGAGAGAGATATCCTAGTGGAGGCTGATGGCGCCTGGGTAGTGAAGATGTTCTACAGCTTTCAAGATAAACGCAATCTGTATCTCATCATGGAGTTTCTGCCTGGAG gagatATGATGACTCTGCTGATGAAGAAAGACACTCTGTCGGAAGAAGCTACACAGTTCTATATTGCAGAGACTGTCCTGGCCATTGACTCCATTCACCAGCTAGGCTTCATTCACAGAGACATCAAACCTGACAACCTGCTGCTCGACTCACGG GGCCATGTCAAACTGTCTGACTTTGGCCTCTGCACAGGCTTGAAGAAGGCCCATCGGACTGAATTTTACAGGAACCTCACACACAACCCTCCCAGTGACTTTT CATTTCAAAACATGAATTCAAAACGCAAAGCAGAAACATGGAAGAAGAACCGAAGACAGTTG GCATATTCAACTGTCGGGACGCCAGACTATATCGCCCCTGAGGTATTCATGCAGACGGGCTACAACAAGCTGTGTGACTGGTGGTCTCTTGGAGTGATCATGTACGAGATGCTGATAG GCTACCCACCCTTCTGTTCAGAAACGCCACAGGAAACCTACAGGAAGGTCATGAACTGGCGAGAAACGTTAATTTTCCCCCCCGAAGTGCCCATTTCAGAGAGAGCAAAGGACTTGATCCTTAG GTATTGCACCGATGCAGAAAACAGGATTGGTTCAGGAAGTGTGGATGAAATTAAATCCCACCAGTTCTTTGAGTCTGTGGACTGGGAGCATATCAG AGAGAGACCTGCTGCTATTTCCATCGACATCAAGAGCATCGATGATACGTCCAACTTCgatgactttccagagtcagacATTCTACAGCCAG TGACAAATGTAACAGAACCAGACTTCAAGTCCAAGGACTGGGTTTTCCTTAACTACACCTACAAACGCTTTGAGGGATTGACACAGCGTGGCACCATCCCCACTTACATGAAGGCGGGGAAGGCGTGA
- the gsap gene encoding gamma-secretase-activating protein, translating to MLRLNPVFDTQKDVVSSILAKEERANIGVLEPRILSVERDGGMVYSWRGATGTTRIGKYDPFSAENKLLYTFEKQECVTSCSLNKEETLLAVSLSQSTQGEGRFKPVSKCLTLLIEIHPINNTKVLKAVDCKVKVQFLYPKTYRTTVLDSHLLLAAEDGYVDQYHITLTRQEGYRVVMQNPERLSRERVAEDFSWVQWDSDTQRLFYITAREKHTLKCVQFYPDRNFETVFELPLEMPSVSSVTSSVRFVNFGYDHYQDMKDEGLMLEVFTSPTGTMCVCYSHPVHWHKEATYTIAFVHRGCSKTFTVSLEKGSAPVNLPTVHPIFIHLDYYIVVYLADHFLHLINCRQQDLLCYSLFLSGADGHIEDLGSGREVVSVSGSRLLDVRAGRMYTMELNPDFLLELLSSDRPEAQRLAALHCMLVYLQPNPVIELKIINWISENVMSFDAFDQIQEFILATLYRICYQQCVSLDKLLPYSCVFEKKELPVALTAIPGVKCTPELLCQPLIKGKPKSLQGYWEDLQHVLDRMRYFEAVPSPRFRSSLIKEDWDRFQAAMNSEKKKSPRYHRQIEDNTKKVLSMVDTWRLDKRVVPLFQEEDQQQRVLVGLMVDKLREHLNRHLSRLGKKKIDLLVVNYAAKLLELVWHVLELMWQKLKLGPWVLCIKQQGSSEEWAMFHVMFRILEATKGLCLPLPPGYSTLLSVLGVRCLPQHTFLQYVDHGLLQLTEPFVSRLMTDLDNSDANEQLKFSILKRLPEHMEQKVSQQWDHPITSACISRDYVRTLLEINLENPDSALLDHGKSCFYPDFLPLNYLAKILSKREEQAQNPSEEQENVDVRFVEEIALKQTRIKLGFEVK from the exons ATGTTGAGATTAAACCCCGTTTTCGATACTCAGAAAGATGTTGTGTCAAGCATTTTGGCGAAGGAGGAAAGAGCGAATATAG GTGTTCTTGAGCCTCGCATTCTGAGTGTGGAGAGAGATGGAGGGATGGTATACTCTTGGAGA GGAGCAACAGGAACTACAAGAATTGGGAAGTACGATCCTTTCAGTGCAGAGAATAAG CTCCTCTACACTTTTGAAAAGCAAGAGTGTGTCACCAGCTGCTCTTTAAATAAAGAAGAAACACTCCTAG CGGTCAGTCTATCTCAGTCCACACAGGGAGAAGGCCGCTTTAAACCAG TGTCAAAATGTTTGACTCTTCTCATTGAGATACACCCAATCAACAACACAAAGGTCCTGAAGGCAGTGGACTGCAAAGTCAAAGTGCAG TTTCTTTATCCTAAGACATATCGGACCACTGTACTGGATAGTCATTTGCTGTTGGCGGCAGAGGATGGCT ATGTTGATCAGTACCACATTACTCTGACGAGGCAGGAGGGCTACAGAGTA GTGATGCAGAATCCTGAGCGTCTGAGTAGAGAGAGAGTTGCAGAGGACTTCAGTTGGGTTCAGTGGGACTCGGATACTCAAAGACTGTTCTACATCACTGCACGG GAGAAACACACACTGAAGTGTGTGCAGTTTTACCCTGATCGCAACTTTGAGACTGTG TTTGAGCTTCCACTGGAGATGCCCAGTGTCTCTTCTGTCACGTCTTCTGTGAG GTTTGTTAATTTTGGATACGATCACTATCAGGACATGAAGGACGAGGGTCTCATGTTAGAGGTCTTCACCAGCCCAACAG GAACCATGTGTGTGTGCTACAGCCATCCAGTTCACTGGCACAAGGAAGCCACCTACACTATTGCATTTGTGCACAGAG GTTGCAGCAAGACGTTCACTGTTTCTTTAGAGAAAGGCTCTGCACCTGTTAATTTGCCAACTGTCCATCCTATCTTTATTCATCTGG attatTATATAGTGGTGTACCTGGCTGATCATTTCCTGCACCTCATCAACTGCAGACAACAAGACCTGCTCTGCTACAGTCTTTTCCTGTCAG GGGCAGATGGTCATATTGAAGACCTGGGTTCAGGCAGAGAAGTTGTGAGTGTGTCTGGCAGCAGGTTGCTTGATGTCCGTGCCGGCAGGATGTACACCATGGAGCTCAATCCGGACTTCCTGCTTGAGCTTCTCAGTTCAGACAGGCCGGAGGCCCAGCGGCTTGCTGCTCTGCACTGCATGCTGGTCTACCTTCAGCCAAATCCTGTGATAGAGCTCAAg ATTATAAACTGGATCAGTGAGAATGTCATGAGCTTTGATGCTTTTGATCAGATTCAGGAATTTATTCTAG CGACCCTGTACAGAATATGCTACCAGCAGTGTGTGAGCCTAGATAAATTGTTGCCGTACTCCTGTGTTTTCGAGAAAAAG GAGCTTCCTGTGGCTCTGACAGCAATCCCTGGGGTGAAATGCACTCCTGAACTGCTCTGTCAGCCATTAATTAAAGGGAAG CCTAAAAGCCTGCAGGGTTATTGGGAGGATCTCCAGCATGTCTTGGACAGGATGAGGTACTTCGAGGCAGTACCGAGCCCACGCTTCAGGTCCAGTCTGATTAAAGAAGACTGGGACAGATTTCAGGCTGCTATG AACTCCGAGAAGAAGAAATCTCCCCGCTATCATCGCCAAATTGAGGACAACACAAAAAA AGTTCTGTCCATGGTGGACACTTGGCGTTTGG ATAAGCGTGTAGTTCCACTGTTTCAAGAAGAAGACCAACAGCAGAGGGTGCTGGTGGGCCTG ATGGTGGACAAACTTCGAGAGCACTTAAACAGACATTTATCACGACTTGGGAAGAAAAAGATTGATTTGCTGGTGGTGAATTATGCTGCGAAGCTG CTGGAACTGGTCTGGCACGTGTTGGAATTGATGTGGCAGAAGCTGAAGTTGGGCCCCTGGGTGCTTTGCAT TAAGCAGCAGGGCAGTTCAGAAGAGTGGGCGATGTTTCATGTGATGTTTCGCATTCTGGAAGCAACTAAAGGGCTCTGTCTCCCCCTCCCTCCAG GTTATTCTACACTGTTAAGTGTGCTTGGAGTCCGATGTCTCCCACAGCACACTTTTCTCCAATATGTGGACCATGGCCTTCTTCAGCTTACAGAACCATTTGTTTCACGACTTATGACAG ATTTAGATAACAGTGATGCCAATGAGCAGTTGAAGTTCAGTATTCTGAAAAGACTTCCTGAG CATATGGAGCAGAAAGTTAGCCAGCAGTGGGATCACCCCATAACTTCTGCATGCATCTCCAGAGACTACGTCAGGACTCTGCTGGAAATAAACTTAGAAAACCCG GACTCTGCACTCTTGGACCATGGCAAGTCCTGTTTCTATCCTGATTTCCTACCCCTAAACTACCTCGCCAAGATTCTCTCAAAAAGGGAGGAACAAG CTCAGAACCCTTCTGAGGAGCAGGAGAATGTGGATGTCAGGTTTGTGGAGGAGATTGCCTTAAAGCAAACACGGATCAAGTTGGGCTTTGAAGTCAAGTAA